Proteins found in one Oreochromis niloticus isolate F11D_XX linkage group LG22, O_niloticus_UMD_NMBU, whole genome shotgun sequence genomic segment:
- the LOC112843423 gene encoding uncharacterized protein LOC112843423: protein MKLLLISLTLAALVAGCLILLKKNEGPRKKRAWTHDDSHHYAMTQDNIHPWMNNAWYRYIHDSTPRKNCYVCSHMPPTTQYATLYAKAMNITQAKCAASYASLGHQYQGIVINHGEPFQIGLRNGTCDEWFWVDLKVKHRSKAGSFPVFLENNGNLNHTLCYRQMNGSTPMGNTTNCKAVQTHAPGGPVKSSNISNGTYWVQGMAWLCGQRAYFILPKNWTGQCAPIFISDHTFKITIDTTSITRKRQSTLDPKLHDSIWGSDVPEEFKLWTERQKVAHALFPWVGIGKHALRIETLEDCF, encoded by the coding sequence ATGAAGCTGCTTTTGATCTCACTGACATTGGCAGCCCTGGTCGCAGGATGTCTAATACTGCTCAAGAAGAACGAAGGACCTCGCAAGAAAAGAGCCTGGACACATGATGATTCACATCATTATGCTATGACACAGGATAACATCCACCCctggatgaacaacgcatggtatcgatatatacatgacagtACACCTAGGAAAAACTGTTATGTTTGCTCCCatatgcccccaacgacacaaTATGCCACCTTGTACGCGAAGGCAATGAACATAACTcaggcaaagtgtgccgcaagTTATGCCAGCCTTGGGCATCAATACCAGGGAATTGTGATCAACCATGGTGAACCTTTCCAGATAGGACTacgaaatggcacatgtgacgaatggttctgggttgacctgaaagtgaagcacaggaGTAAGGCTGgatcattcccagtctttctcgaaaacaatgggaatttgaaCCACACCCTATGCTACCGCCAAATgaacggatccacgccaatgggaaacaccaccaactgcaaagcagtacagacacacgctcctggaggaccagtgaagagcagcaacatctcgAATGGCACCTATtgggtgcaaggaatggcctggctcTGTGGCCAACGAGCCTATTTTATCCTTCCTAAgaattggacaggtcagtgcgctcccattttcatatctgaccacacgtTTAAAATAACCATAGACACCACGTCGATAACAAGGAAAAGACAAAGCACCTTAGACCCCAAGCTgcatgattccatatggggttccgatgtcccagaggaatttaaactttggactgaaagacaaaaggttgcTCACGCACTTTTCCCATGGGTGGGAATAGGAAAACACGCTTTAAGAATAGAGACTCTAGAGGACTGTTTCTGA